A stretch of the Macaca thibetana thibetana isolate TM-01 chromosome X, ASM2454274v1, whole genome shotgun sequence genome encodes the following:
- the TMSB4X gene encoding thymosin beta-4, translating to MSDKPDMAEIEKFDKSKLKKTETQEKNPLPSKETIEQEKQAGES from the exons ATGTCTGACAAACCCGATATGGCTGAGATCGAGAAATTCGATAAGTCgaaactgaagaagacagagaCGCAAGAGAAAAATCCACTGCCTTCCAAAGAAA CGATTGAACAGGAGAAGCAAGCAGGCGAATCGTAA